In a single window of the Aquarana catesbeiana isolate 2022-GZ linkage group LG13, ASM4218655v1, whole genome shotgun sequence genome:
- the PI4KB gene encoding phosphatidylinositol 4-kinase beta isoform X1, which translates to MGDAMVEPASSKLSGQVALQGNGGGSPLSAIAEGVADVSLVIDPDVAQKACQDVLEKVKLMHSSTENLESIGDGDHVANGDPKAGEAGAPVTGSRICEEDEVDINCVKNARRKQKNSGKQSWLLRLFECKLFDISMGISYLYNSKEPGVQAYIGNRLFYFKNEEVDFYLPQLLNMYIHMDEDVGDAIKPYVVHRCRHSINFSLQCAWLLGAYSSDMHISTQRHSRGTKLRKLILSDELKPAHKKRELPPLSLTPPDTGLSPSKRTHQRSKSDATASISLSSNLKRTASNPKVEYEDEDLSSSSESIDRSFTSPVRLAPEREFIKSLMSIGKRLATLPTKEQKTHRLISELSLLNHKLPARVWLPTAGFDHHVVRIPHTQAVVLNSKDKAPYLIYVEVLECENFETSMVPTRIPENRIRSTRSVENLPECGITHEQRASSFTTVPNYDNDEEAWSVDDIGELQVELPEFHTNSCDNISQFSVDSITSQESKEPVFIAAGDIRRRLSEQLAHTPTTFRRDPEDPSAVALKEPWEEKVRRIREGSPYGHFPNWRLLSVIVKCGDDLRQELLAYQVLKQLQSIWETERVPLWIRPYKILVISADSGMIEPVVNAVSIHQVKKQSQLSLLDYFLQEHGSYTTEAFLTAQRNFVQSCAGYCLVCYLLQVKDRHNGNILLDAEGHIIHIDFGFILSSSPRNLGFETSAFKLTLEFVDVMGGLNGDMFNYYKMLMLQGLIAARKHMDRVVQIVEIMQQGSHLPCFHGSSTIRNLKERFHMNMTEEQLQLLVEQMVDGSMRSITTKLYDGFQYLTNGIM; encoded by the exons ATGGGTGACGCCATGGTGGAACCAGCTTCTTCTAAGCTCTCTGGTCAGGTGGCCCTGCAGGGGAACGGTGGTGGGAGCCCTCTCTCCGCCATCGCGGAGGGCGTGGCGGATGTGTCTCTGGTGATAGACCCGGACGTGGCGCAGAAGGCGTGTCAGGATGTCCTGGAGAAGGTGAAGCTGATGCACAGCTCCACTGAGAACCTGGAGAGCATAGGGGACGGCGACCATGTTGCAAACGGGGACCCCAAGGCGGGGGAGGCCGGGGCCCCCGTGACCGGCTCCAGAATCTGCGAGGAGGACGAGGTGGACATCAACTGCGTGAAGAACGCTCGGCGGAAGCAGAAAAACTCCGGCAAGCAGTCGTGGCTCCTGCGCCTGTTCGAGTGCAAGCTCTTCGACATCTCCATGGGGATCTCCTACCTTTACAACTCCAAGGAGCCCGGCGTGCAGGCCTACATCGGCAACCGGCTCTTCTACTTCAAGAACGAGGAGGTGGACTTCTACCTGCCGCAGCTGCTCAACATGTACATCCACATGGACGAGGACGTGGGCGACGCCATCAAGCCCTACGTGGTCCACCGCTGCCGGCACAGCATCAACTTCTCCCTGCAGTGCGCCTGGCTCCTGGGGGCCTACTCCTCGGACATGCACATCTCCACCCAGCGCCATTCCCGGGGGACCAAGCTGCGCAAGCTCATCCTCTCCGACGAGCTGAAGCCGGCCCACAAGAAGCGCGAGCTGCCCCCGCTCAGCCTGACGCCGCCGGACACCGGCCTGTCCCCGTCCAAGCGGACGCACCAGAGGTCCAAGTCCGACGCCACCGCCAGCATCAGCCTCAGCAGCAACCTGAAGAGGACGGCGAGCAATCCCAAAGTGGAGTACGAGGacgag gaCCTCTCATCCAGTTCGGAAAGTATCGATAGGTCGTTCACCTCA CCTGTCAGACTGGCCCCGGAGCGGGAATTCATCAAGTCTCTCATGTCTATCGGGAAGAGGCTTGCCACCCTGCCCACCAAGGAGCAGAAGACCCACCGGCTCATCTCCGAACTCTCCCTGCTTAACCACAAACTGCCAGCCCGCGTCTGGCTACCCACCGCCGGCTTCGACCACCACGTTGTGAGAATCCCTCACACGCAGGCCGTCGTTCTGAACTCCAAGGACAAG GCTCCATATTTGATCTACGTGGAGGTTCTTGAGTGCGAGAACTTCGAGACATCTATGGTTCCAACCCGCATTCCCGAGAACCGAATCCGCAGCACGCGCTCAGTGGAGAACCTTCCGGAGTGCGGCATCACCCACGAGCAGAGAGCCAGCAGCTTCACGACGGTGCCCAATTACGACAACGACGAGGAGGCCTGGTCGGTGGACGACATTGGCGAGCTGCAGGTAGAG CTCCCGGAATTCCACACCAATAGCTGCGATAACATCTCCCAGTTCTCCGTAGACAGTATCACCAGCCAGGAGAGCAAGGAACCCGTGTTTATCGCTGCCGGCGACATCCG GCGGCGCCTGTCAGAGCAGCTGGCGCACACCCCCACCACTTTCCGCAGAGACCCCGAGGACCCGTCCGCTGTAGCACTGAAGGAGCCCTGGGAGGAGAAAGTCCG GAGGATCCGTGAGGGCTCCCCCTATGGGCACTTCCCCAACTGGAGACTGCTCTCCGTCATCGTGAAATGCGGTGATGACCTGAGACAGGAGCTGCTGGCCTATCAGGTCCTCAAACAGCTGCag TCGATATGGGAGACGGAACGCGTTCCGCTGTGGATCCGGCCATACAAGATCCTGGTGATCTCGGCGGACAGCGGTATGATTGAGCCGGTGGTCAATGCCGTGTCCATCCATCAGGTGAAGAAGCAGTCCCAGCTTTCTCTTCTGGATTATTTCCTCCAGGAACACGGCAGCTACACCACCGAAGCCTTCCTGACCGCACAACGCAACTTTGTACAGAGCTGTGCCGGCTACTGCCTGGTCTGCTACCTTCTCCAAGTCAAAGACAG GCACAACGGGAACATCTTGCTGGACGCCGAGGGTCACATCATCCACATCGATTTCGGCTTCATCCTGTCCAGCTCCCCCAGGAATCTGGGCTTCGAGACCTCGGCCTTCAAATTGACGTTGGAGTTTGTGGAC GTGATGGGGGGACTGAATGGAGACATGTTCAATTACTACAAGATGCTGATGCTGCAGGGGCTGATCGCTGCCCGCAAACACATGGATCGCGTGGTGCAGATTGTGGAGATAATGCAGCAAG gctctcaTCTTCCCTGTTTCCATGGCTCCAGCACCATCCGGAACCTGAAGGAACGCTTCCACATGAACATGACGGAGGAGCAGCTGCAGCTGTTGGTGGAGCAGATGGTGGACGGCAGCATGAGGTCCATAACCACCAAACTCTACGATGGTTTCCAGTACCTGACCAATGGTATCAtgtga
- the PI4KB gene encoding phosphatidylinositol 4-kinase beta isoform X2: protein MGDAMVEPASSKLSGQVALQGNGGGSPLSAIAEGVADVSLVIDPDVAQKACQDVLEKVKLMHSSTENLESIGDGDHVANGDPKAGEAGAPVTGSRICEEDEVDINCVKNARRKQKNSGKQSWLLRLFECKLFDISMGISYLYNSKEPGVQAYIGNRLFYFKNEEVDFYLPQLLNMYIHMDEDVGDAIKPYVVHRCRHSINFSLQCAWLLGAYSSDMHISTQRHSRGTKLRKLILSDELKPAHKKRELPPLSLTPPDTGLSPSKRTHQRSKSDATASISLSSNLKRTASNPKVEYEDEPVRLAPEREFIKSLMSIGKRLATLPTKEQKTHRLISELSLLNHKLPARVWLPTAGFDHHVVRIPHTQAVVLNSKDKAPYLIYVEVLECENFETSMVPTRIPENRIRSTRSVENLPECGITHEQRASSFTTVPNYDNDEEAWSVDDIGELQVELPEFHTNSCDNISQFSVDSITSQESKEPVFIAAGDIRRRLSEQLAHTPTTFRRDPEDPSAVALKEPWEEKVRRIREGSPYGHFPNWRLLSVIVKCGDDLRQELLAYQVLKQLQSIWETERVPLWIRPYKILVISADSGMIEPVVNAVSIHQVKKQSQLSLLDYFLQEHGSYTTEAFLTAQRNFVQSCAGYCLVCYLLQVKDRHNGNILLDAEGHIIHIDFGFILSSSPRNLGFETSAFKLTLEFVDVMGGLNGDMFNYYKMLMLQGLIAARKHMDRVVQIVEIMQQGSHLPCFHGSSTIRNLKERFHMNMTEEQLQLLVEQMVDGSMRSITTKLYDGFQYLTNGIM from the exons ATGGGTGACGCCATGGTGGAACCAGCTTCTTCTAAGCTCTCTGGTCAGGTGGCCCTGCAGGGGAACGGTGGTGGGAGCCCTCTCTCCGCCATCGCGGAGGGCGTGGCGGATGTGTCTCTGGTGATAGACCCGGACGTGGCGCAGAAGGCGTGTCAGGATGTCCTGGAGAAGGTGAAGCTGATGCACAGCTCCACTGAGAACCTGGAGAGCATAGGGGACGGCGACCATGTTGCAAACGGGGACCCCAAGGCGGGGGAGGCCGGGGCCCCCGTGACCGGCTCCAGAATCTGCGAGGAGGACGAGGTGGACATCAACTGCGTGAAGAACGCTCGGCGGAAGCAGAAAAACTCCGGCAAGCAGTCGTGGCTCCTGCGCCTGTTCGAGTGCAAGCTCTTCGACATCTCCATGGGGATCTCCTACCTTTACAACTCCAAGGAGCCCGGCGTGCAGGCCTACATCGGCAACCGGCTCTTCTACTTCAAGAACGAGGAGGTGGACTTCTACCTGCCGCAGCTGCTCAACATGTACATCCACATGGACGAGGACGTGGGCGACGCCATCAAGCCCTACGTGGTCCACCGCTGCCGGCACAGCATCAACTTCTCCCTGCAGTGCGCCTGGCTCCTGGGGGCCTACTCCTCGGACATGCACATCTCCACCCAGCGCCATTCCCGGGGGACCAAGCTGCGCAAGCTCATCCTCTCCGACGAGCTGAAGCCGGCCCACAAGAAGCGCGAGCTGCCCCCGCTCAGCCTGACGCCGCCGGACACCGGCCTGTCCCCGTCCAAGCGGACGCACCAGAGGTCCAAGTCCGACGCCACCGCCAGCATCAGCCTCAGCAGCAACCTGAAGAGGACGGCGAGCAATCCCAAAGTGGAGTACGAGGacgag CCTGTCAGACTGGCCCCGGAGCGGGAATTCATCAAGTCTCTCATGTCTATCGGGAAGAGGCTTGCCACCCTGCCCACCAAGGAGCAGAAGACCCACCGGCTCATCTCCGAACTCTCCCTGCTTAACCACAAACTGCCAGCCCGCGTCTGGCTACCCACCGCCGGCTTCGACCACCACGTTGTGAGAATCCCTCACACGCAGGCCGTCGTTCTGAACTCCAAGGACAAG GCTCCATATTTGATCTACGTGGAGGTTCTTGAGTGCGAGAACTTCGAGACATCTATGGTTCCAACCCGCATTCCCGAGAACCGAATCCGCAGCACGCGCTCAGTGGAGAACCTTCCGGAGTGCGGCATCACCCACGAGCAGAGAGCCAGCAGCTTCACGACGGTGCCCAATTACGACAACGACGAGGAGGCCTGGTCGGTGGACGACATTGGCGAGCTGCAGGTAGAG CTCCCGGAATTCCACACCAATAGCTGCGATAACATCTCCCAGTTCTCCGTAGACAGTATCACCAGCCAGGAGAGCAAGGAACCCGTGTTTATCGCTGCCGGCGACATCCG GCGGCGCCTGTCAGAGCAGCTGGCGCACACCCCCACCACTTTCCGCAGAGACCCCGAGGACCCGTCCGCTGTAGCACTGAAGGAGCCCTGGGAGGAGAAAGTCCG GAGGATCCGTGAGGGCTCCCCCTATGGGCACTTCCCCAACTGGAGACTGCTCTCCGTCATCGTGAAATGCGGTGATGACCTGAGACAGGAGCTGCTGGCCTATCAGGTCCTCAAACAGCTGCag TCGATATGGGAGACGGAACGCGTTCCGCTGTGGATCCGGCCATACAAGATCCTGGTGATCTCGGCGGACAGCGGTATGATTGAGCCGGTGGTCAATGCCGTGTCCATCCATCAGGTGAAGAAGCAGTCCCAGCTTTCTCTTCTGGATTATTTCCTCCAGGAACACGGCAGCTACACCACCGAAGCCTTCCTGACCGCACAACGCAACTTTGTACAGAGCTGTGCCGGCTACTGCCTGGTCTGCTACCTTCTCCAAGTCAAAGACAG GCACAACGGGAACATCTTGCTGGACGCCGAGGGTCACATCATCCACATCGATTTCGGCTTCATCCTGTCCAGCTCCCCCAGGAATCTGGGCTTCGAGACCTCGGCCTTCAAATTGACGTTGGAGTTTGTGGAC GTGATGGGGGGACTGAATGGAGACATGTTCAATTACTACAAGATGCTGATGCTGCAGGGGCTGATCGCTGCCCGCAAACACATGGATCGCGTGGTGCAGATTGTGGAGATAATGCAGCAAG gctctcaTCTTCCCTGTTTCCATGGCTCCAGCACCATCCGGAACCTGAAGGAACGCTTCCACATGAACATGACGGAGGAGCAGCTGCAGCTGTTGGTGGAGCAGATGGTGGACGGCAGCATGAGGTCCATAACCACCAAACTCTACGATGGTTTCCAGTACCTGACCAATGGTATCAtgtga